From Anomalospiza imberbis isolate Cuckoo-Finch-1a 21T00152 chromosome 22, ASM3175350v1, whole genome shotgun sequence, a single genomic window includes:
- the NR1D1 gene encoding nuclear receptor subfamily 1 group D member 1, giving the protein MAAPEAGSTGGVISYVGSSGASPTRTSPVSLCSDSSNGSSQSGSQSFPTYFPPSPTGSLQDSRAYGGATLAPPEDGSPSSSSSSSSTSSSSYSSSVNFPGVQPVPADERRRSSPSKGGSTVTKLNGMVLLCKVCGDVASGFHYGVHACEGCKGFFRRSIQQNIQYKKCLKNENCSIVRINRNRCQQCRFKKCLLVGMSRDAVRFGRIPKREKQRMLAEMQSAMGGMASAPPPMPGPGEGPAAGGGHAPPPGPPPLAPPACFSQFPQQLTPPRSPSPGGATEDVIAQVAKAHKEIFIYAHDKLGPPPACDSGLLRWDAPPTWAPGPPEPRLCPAAYPEPPAPRGCPWPRGPKDVLPACPMNSHVPGRSGRSVQEIWEDFSLSFTPAVREVVEFAKHIPGFQALSQHDQVTLLKAGTFEVLMVRFASLFDVKEQTVTFMSRTRYGLEELWAMGMGDLLGAMFDFSEKLSALELSDEELGLFTAVVLVSADRSGMEDTASVEQLQETLLRALRALVLKTRPAETSRFTKLLLKLPDLRTLNNLHSEKLLSFRIDAQ; this is encoded by the exons ATGGCGGCCCCCGAGGCCGGCAGCACAG GTGGGGTGATCAGCTACGTGGGCTCCAGCGGCGCCTCTCCCACCCGCAccagccccgtgtccctctgCAGCGACAGCTCCAACGGGAGCTCCCAGTCGGGCTCGCAGTCCTTCCCCACGTACTTCCCACCGTCGCCCACCGGCTCCCTCCAGGATTCCCGCGCCTATGGCGGAGCCACGTTGGCCCCCCCTGAAGACGGCTCCCCTTCCTCCTCGTCGTCATCTTCCTccacctcctcttcctcgtACAGCTCCTCGGTGAATTTCCCCGGGGTGCAGCCGGTCCCCGCGGACGAGCGGCGCCGCAGCTCGCCTAGCAAAGGCGGCAGCACCGTCACGA AGCTCAACGGGATGGTGCTGCTCTGCAAGGTCTGCGGGGACGTCGCCTCCGGCTTCCACTACGGCGTCCACGCCTGCGAGGGCTGCAAG GGCTTCTTCCGCCGCAGCATCCAGCAGAACATCCAGTACAAGAAGTGCCTCAAGAACGAGAACTGCTCTATCGTCCGCATCAACCGCAACCGCTGCCAGCAATGCCGCTTCAAGAAGTGCCTGCTGGTCGGCATGTCCCGTGATG CCGTGCGCTTCGGGCGCATCCCCAAGCGGGAGAAGCAGCGGATGCTGGCGGAGATGCAGAGCGCCATGGGCGGCATGGCCAGTGCCCCACCGCCGATGCCGGGACCCGGCGAGGGTCCCGCCGCGGGCGGGGGCCACGCAccgccccccggccccccgccgCTCGCCCCCCCGGCCTGcttctcccagttcccccagcaGCTGACGCCGCCCCGCTCGCCCAGCCCCGGGGGGGCCACCGAGGACGTCATCGCGCAGGTGGCCAAGGCCCACAAGGAGATCTTCATCTACGCGCACGACAAGCTGGGACCCCCTCCCGCCTGCGACAGCGGGCTTCTGCGCTGGGACGCGCCCCCCACCTgggcccccggcccccccgagCCCCGGCTGTGCCCCGCCGCCTACCCCGAGCCCCCGGCCCCACGGGGGTGCCCCTGGCCCCGCGGCCCCAAGGACGTCCTGCCG GCGTGCCCCATGAACAGCCACGTGCCCGGCCGCAGCGGGCGCTCCGTGCAGGAGATCTGGGAGGATTTCTCCCTCAGCTTCACCCCCGCCGTCCGCGAGGTCGTTGAGTTCGCCAAGCACATTCCCGGCTTCCAGGCGCTCTCCCAGCATGACCAGGTCACCCTGCTCAAGGCTGGCACCTTTGAG GTGCTGATGGTTCGCTTCGCGTCGCTGTTCGACGTGAAGGAGCAGACTGTGACGTTCATGAGCCGCACGCGGTacgggctggaggagctgtgggcCATGGGCATGGGAGACCTGCTCGGGGCCATGTTCGACTTCAGCGAGAAGCTCAGCGCACTTGAGCTCAGTGATGAGGAGCTGGGGCTCTTCACTGCCGTCGTCCTCGTCTCGGCAG ACCGCTCGGGCATGGAGGACACGGCATCagtggagcagctgcaggagacgCTGCTGCGGGCCCTGCGCGCCCTCGTGCTGAAGACGCGCCCGGCCGAGACCTCGCGCTTCACCAAACTGCTGCTGAAGCTGCCGGACCTGCGCACCCTCAACAACCTCCACTCCGAGAAGCTGCTCTCCTTCCGCATCGACGCCCAGTAG